The DNA sequence CAACTGACAACTTATCTCGACCATAACGTTGCCagtctgttttatttattttttccattcGGCCACTCTAATCCTTCCTATTTGGCTTCAGCTCATCTCAAGTTcagcttcattttgttttgtcagtTTGACTTGAGCTCTGGTTTTACTGGTTTGGTTCCTCAATGCATGAAGTGAATGATCTGTACCCTGAGTGGTAGTCATTTAATTACAAAAGCCAGAAAGCTGACACAGGGATTTTGTTTTATGGTCTTGAGACTTTACTCGCTCATGTTTTATGTCCCTGGACGGCAAACTCTTTGTGTCAGAATTCCCTCTGTTGTATGCTCTGGAATTATGTGAGTGTGTGGATTGTCATGGATGTAGTAAGTTTATTTGGATGTGATagcaattttgttttcttttgatgGTGTTCTTTATTTTTTGGTGCTAACATTTAAGTTTGCCTGTACAGTATGTGCATGAGCACTAGTCACGTTCATGAAAAAGCCACCTTGCAATTCAGGTTGCTTTCATTCTGTCTTTTCCCACCCTATACAGCAATAGCTACGCAAGTAGGACTGGAACTGAGAAGGAAAGGTTCTCAAATGTCCAGCGACTCAATGGTGTCCAATCCCATGTTTGATGCAAACGAGTTTCCGGAGAGCTATGAGGCAGGCCGGGCTGAGGCCTGTGGGACTCTCTGCCGCATCTTCTGTAGCAAGAAAACCAGTGAAGAAATTCTGCCTGTTTACCTCTCCAGGTAACATTTTCAGACTGCTTTGTAGTGGGGAATATTTCCTCAATAGACGCTTATTTATTGATTTCAGGACTGTGCCCATCCCTACTTCAAGGAACAGAGTTGAAGCTCAtgaattttatttcaaatgcaCAGTATTGAGCATTCTATTCTCCTCACCAACAGGTTCTACATGGTGCTGATTCAAGGTCTTCAGATCTCTGATTTCATCTGTAGACCTGTCCTGGCCTCCATCATTCTTAATTCTTCCTCTCTCTTCTGCACTGACCTGAAGGGCATCAATGTGGTTGTGCCATACTTCATAGCGGCTTTGGAGACTATTGTACCAGACAGGTCAGGCTCGTAGCGTGGTGCTTGTAGGCTGATCATAACCTGAATTATGTTtcgccatgattttttttcttcttggcaTAATTAATTTTCAAGAATCTTTCCACTGGTAAATTTGGGATGTCACTTGAAGTTTCTTGAAGTCTGCCTGCTGTGGTCATTTGTTAGGGAGCTGTCCAAATTCAAGATGTATGTAAATCCCACCGATCTGAGGAGAGCCTCCATTAATATTCTGCTGGCAATGCTGCCACTGCCTCATCACTTTGGCAACATCAAATCGGAGGTAAATTGTAGCTTTTATTCATTCCCTAAGCTTTTTGGAGGCCAATCTTCTGCACAATACATTCGCTTCAGTGTTGATAAAGATGGTGTCTCTTTAAAGGTTCTTTTGGAGGGCAAGTTTAACGAGGAAGACGGATTGCCGCACGACCAGCCTGTGTCTTTTTTGTCCCTGAGGCTGCGTCTCGTCAATGTTTTGATCGGAGCCCTGCAGACAGAGACCGACCCTGCCAACACACAGCTCATCTTGGGTATCTGCTGCTATATATTTTTCTTTACTTCAAAGTAGGTGCCCCAAAATGCTTGAAATCAATTTAACACATCATTTTGAACAATAAAAAAAGGCAGATGCAATTTTCAAATGAACAGAAATATTCAATAGTCTTAAGTATGGAATAAAGTGTTTAGATATTTTATTTCTAATCCAACTAAATTATTTAATTTCTGCTACTTACAGTATAGCATAGTGCTCAATATAAAGAACTACGATTTGTTAGAAAACCTTatgtttgtatttaaaaaaataaatagtaagAATTGAActattgtactttattctaagcCTTCATCTAAGTCTTATTAAATTGTTCTTCTCTTTAACTGTGCATtgtaaccatccatccatccatccattcattatccAAACCAGTGTTCCTATAGTAATTTTAATGTTTTCGTTTTCATCTGTTCTCCCTTCTCAGGTGCAATGCTAAATATTGTTCAAGACTCTGCACTGTTGGAGTCCATAGGCACACAGACTGAAACAGTaggtcttgtttgtttgttttaaaaactTATTACAAAGCAGTATACGTGTGCGACGTGCTGGAGCAGGCTTCTAATCCTCTTCTTTAATGTTGCTAGGGAAGCATAGATGGCAGTCACGTGACAGTGAGGAACCAGAGTCATAGCAGAAATAACAGTGGCATTAGCTTCAGCAGTGGGGGCAGCATGGAGGCAACCAGCCCAGATTGTGAACGTCCTGCCCAAGCACTCCTTCGAGACTATGGTAGGAGACGTAAATTCACgaaaaaatctcttttattcttcttttctttagTTTATGGTATTACAGTGCTCCATCGATCATCGAAGAGAGTTGTGTCCCTGACCTGTCGGGTGTATGTAAAAGATTTAACACATAGAGAGACGTATAATTTCTGCTTTAAAGTACCCCTCCAACACcattaaatcacattttaacCTACTTAAACACATTTTGGACACGTTTGAGAACACAAAAAATTAATTGGACGCATCTTGGCCTCGCACTGCTGGGTGAGTGTGAGCATCGTTAGATGTCATCTTTGCCTAGAATTTGAAATGTACTAATTGAACATTTTTACTTCTTTATAGCTAACGTGGTTAAAGTGGTGTGCAGAGTTAAGAGCCGTTGGATAAAATATCTCTGTAGGTGAATTTGCTGTGATGCTGTGCTAACTGTTTTTGCCACAAGAAATGAAGTCtctgagatgattttttttcctccctctcctGCCAAACATATTGTTATCCTTTTCAAATGTACTGTAGGGCTGAGCAATGTTTGCAACGTGCATTTCTGAGATTGAATGTAACAAACTACCAATCTGCTGCTGATATGacatttaagtcaaagtcaaagtctgctttattgtcaatttcttcacatgccaagacacacagagtttgaaattacgttcccactaacccacggtgacaagacatagttcacaatgtacatacaagtaataaacacaagaaaaataaaacaagaaggcacaatcaatgaataaataagagcgatgaataaataataaacgaaTAACacaataagtacaggacgctacgcagaagggggaagagagttcaggatcctaacagccttatTGGAATGTATCACATACTGTGTGTACAATCCAGTTATTTGGGACATCAGACATGATTGTGGGGGGAAAACAGCAAGAAGAATTGAATGAAGTCAAATGTCAGCATTGCCCTGCCCTTTTTGTACCAATTACATCTAGGCTTGAATATGTGGGAAATCTTCTCAAACTGTGCTTCCTTTCCCTCAcccatttttttccttcaaatctATCAATGTAAGGCACATCTTTAACTCCATGAAATGTGGTGTTTTCTATGCTGTACTCTATTTGGTATTTCGGGCTGTTATATGTTTTAGCTCTTCCAGATACAGCGGCAGGCCTGTTGGTGCGTAGCATCCACCTGGTCACTCAGAGGCTCAATTCCCAATGGAGGCAAGACATGAGCATTTCACTAGCTGCCCTGGAACTCCTGGCTGGCCTTgccaaggtaatgcctcattgtCCAAACCCCACACACAAATGCAGTTTAGTTCCTTATACcatatgtattaaaaaaaaaaagtaaaaggtgTATTGTATCCTTTCcctagaaaaaaatatataatggaTCACTAGAAAACCACTTCCAAACTCACTTAAGCACACTTGCAATCATTTTGTCTTCTGTTTAGGTCAAGGTGGGGGTTGACTCCGCGGATCGTAAACGGGCCGTCAGCTCTATATGCGGGTACATTGTCTACCAGTGTAGCCGTCCAGCTCCTCTTCAGTCCAGGGACCTTCACTCCATGATTGTAGCTGCCTTccagtttctttgtgtgtggcTCACTGAGCACCCTGACATGCTGGATGAAAAGGTGGATTTTAAAtggaacaaacaaaataattgctTGATCAGACATGAAATTAGAAATGTATCATGTACTAACTCACCTTTAATATCGTGTAACCTTGTTTTGGATAAGGATTGTCTGGTTGAAGTATTGGAGATAGTGGAGCTGGGAATTTCTGGCAGCAAGTCCCGTCAGGAACAGGAAGTGCGACATAAAGGGGAGAAGGAACACAACCCCGCTTCAATGAGGGTGAAAGATGCAGCTGAGGCCACACTATCATGGTGAGATGCAATCAAAAAGCATCAGAGTTGACATTTTGTCTTATGTTTTTGTATTCGTAGGGAAAAATCTTTTGATATTGTGCAGCTGTGCATATGGTCTGGAAATGTGAAAATATCCCTGCCCCTTTTATCGTCATATACCACAACCCAAAAGCGCTTATTGTTTTGCTTGTCTTGGTGTGTGGTCATTCAGTATCATGCAGGTCCTGGGAGCTTTCCCCTCTCCGAGTGGGCCTGCGTCCACTTGCAGTCTGCTCAACGAAGACACCCTAATTCGCTACGCACGACTCAGCGCCACCGGGGCCAGTAACTTCCGCTACTTTGTCTTGGACAACTCGGTTATTCTTGCCATGTTGGAGCAACCTCTCGGCAATGAGCAGAGTCAGCCATTGAGTATTTCTCTTCACCTTTGATTTTTCTAAGAACCGCTCTTGTTAAATAGGATGTGGTGTTTCTCTCTCACTCTGTGACAGACCCCAGCCCGTCTGTTACAATTCTGATCCGAGGGACGGCAGGCAGGCATGCATGGACCATGCAGCTCTTCCACCAGCCCAGAGGTGCTCGGGCCAATCAAAGGGTGAGATCACACAGAAGATTGCTgcattttgaaagaaaaaaaaaaaaaaaaaaaatcacattatgtTTGATTATTTTTCCCAAATTGTTCAGTCAGACTGACTATCCCAGTGGTCTTCATTAcccctctccctctcctcctTCCACAGCAGGTATTTGTTCCCGAGGGCCGTCCAACACCAAACAACGATGTTGGGATCAAATACAACGTCAAGCAGAGGCCGTTCCCTGAGGATGTGGACAAGATCCCCCTTGTTAAAGCCGACGTTAGCATTCCTGACCTGGATGATATTGTTAGCAAAGAGGTTAGAGAGGTTTCTGTCATTTGTCTTGTGTCCTCCTCTTGGCTTGTTACATCTAATTGCTGAATGACGTTTTGTTACTAATAAACTCAGGAGTGTTGTATTGAATGGCAGGAAGATCTGAGCGCTACAGATATGCTGAGTTATTTTCAACACGTGAGTTAATGCAGGATTGAatgggtgacggaaagaaaagcTTCAAATGTTTGTATCTGGTTACATGGAAAATGAGATGGtgcgcttgtttttttttcatcttttcaaTTCCTGAGACTCGATGCACTGAAACGATTCAAGAAAACAGCCATAACGGTTTCAACCAACGTGTGTCAGGAAAGGTGCCTGGTAGAATTCGATCATGCTGAACATTGACAAATTGGCAATTTAAACATTGTACAAGTTGCAAATGTTTTGCCAAGGTCTCCATGCAGCATGGGCCAATTGTTGGGTTGCAGTATTCCAAACCCTAATTGGTTAATTTTGCCATTTCCACTCATGTCCCATTCCTGGTGTAAACATAATTCTGTCCTCTGATTAATCTATTTGAAATACTATTACAATGAAGTCATTACCACTTTTGGCTTTTAACATTTCAACGCTGGGAAAATAGATGTCTGTCTTGGGAATGTGGTTTGTGCATTTAGACGTTGTCCACCCCGTCTCATTTTGACATGTTTTCACTTATCCTCTTCATTCAGCTGGAAGTTCAACACGACAAGCTTCGCATTCTGATGACCAAGCAAATAGATTATGAGAATACTTTGGAGCGGCACGGTGACGACATCTGGAAGTCCAAGCCTTTCCCTGACCCACAGATAGACTGCAAACCTCCTCCGCCTTCGCAGGAGTTCCAGACAGCTCGCCTCTTCCTCTCCCACTTTGGTTTTCTTTCTCTGGAGGCGCTCAAGGTCTGTCAACAATTCTGCTCGTTGAGCTAAGTAGGGGCACTATATAGTTGCTCACTTTTAGCTCAATGCTATGCTTATGTGATCGTTACGAGATTTTTACTTGACCTACGTACATTGGTGACTTACTGACAGGAGCCCAACAACAGTCGTCTACCTCCTCATCTGATCGGCTTGGAGTCATCCTTGCCGGGATTCTTTGATGACATCAACTACCTAGACCTGCTCCCCTGCCGCCCATTTGACACAGTCTTTGTTTTCTACATGAGGGCTGGACAGAAGAGCAGCCACGAGGTGGGGAAAACTAATTACAAAACGTCATTTTTATAGTAGTCCCAGGATCACTTTTACGGTGTGAGAGAGTCAACTTTTTTTCCTTAGTCAAATGTTACTTGAGCAATGGATGCTGTAACCAATAAGTCACAAGTCAAATCTGTTCTTGTGCTCTCTTTTCAGATCCTGAGGAATGTGGAATCATCCGCTAGCGTTCAGCCCCACTTTTTGGAGTTTCTTCTGTCCTTAGGCTGGCCTGTGGACGTAGGAAGCCACCCAGGGTGGACAGGACACCTCGATACGAGCTGGTCCCTCAACTCGTGCTCCGACAATGACGTACAACAGACTGGTAAGTGAATCAAACGGAGACAACTTGTCAACTTCAGTGACATGAAGAAATTTTAGGTGTTCTCTTTCTTCTACAGAAGAAGCAGCTACTCCCGAGGACACGGGAGGTGCAGTGTTCAACGGGGAAAAGAAAGTTTTGTACTACGCAGATGCTCTGACTGAAATTGCCTTTGTTGTCCCGTCGCTAACGGAACATTCTggttagtattattattatttttttaatcaatgacAACTTGAAGGATCTCACTGTAAATGTATGAAATCAAAGTCAcatgaccacatttcagaaaattttGGGTTTTCTGTTTACCATTCTGTTTAAAGATGTACTTCATAATGTTTCCATTTCCACAATTTTAAACAGTTCTCGGGTTGTCTTAATATTTCTGTGACATGCGTTCATTAAAAATACCCGAAGGATCAAGAATTACAATACATCTTACACCTAGTTTGGGGCCTCATTGAAGTGAAATAAGGGTGGTCTACAAAACGGTTTTATCTTTACAGAGGAGTCATCGGTCCACAGTGACTGCACACTGGAGGCCGACACCAACATGGACCTTATGCCCAGTATACTCAAACAGCCGAATCTCACACTGGAGTTGTTCCCTAATCACTCGGACAACCTGGAGTCTGTCAAAAAGGTGACGTTTGATTTATTGGGCAATATTTTGACAGGACAGTTTAATTGAAGTTATGTCGTTGTGTGATTTTCTATAGCTGAGTCCTTTGGTGAAGACCAAGAGGTCTTCAAGCGGAAAATCGTTCCCACCACTGGGCCC is a window from the Syngnathus scovelli strain Florida chromosome 2, RoL_Ssco_1.2, whole genome shotgun sequence genome containing:
- the ralgapb gene encoding ral GTPase-activating protein subunit beta isoform X8, producing the protein MYSEWRSLQLVVQSDQGHLSVLHSYPTNVGTEVANAVVKPLCTAVSPVATENILKTDKEVKWTMEVLCYGLTLPLEGDTVKLCVDVYTDWMMALVSPRDSMPQPVVKEPNMYVQTILKHLHNVFVPRPEQHSLNHIRLCQQVLTAVQKLARESLCMVRETWEVLLLFLLRINDTLLAPPTVGVGVAEKLAEKLMAVLFEVWLLACARCFPTPPYWKTAKEMLANWRHHPPVVEQWSRVACALTSRLLRFTHGPSFPAFKVPDEDANLIPLEMDNDCVAQAWYRFLHMLSNPVDLSNPAIVSTTPKFQEQFLNSSSIPHEVVLHPCLKQLPQIFFRAMRGVSCLVDAFLGVSVEKRDVRERVFSFCPVLRSHGISRPRADSAPPTPVNRMSMSPPPSIANTTPPHSRKQRHTVVTKTTSKSSTGSASQPTKASQQQQQTSSSPTLLSSPNQSSWESRPLPAPARPKVNSILNLFGQWLFDAALVHCKLHSGLSRDPSMTAIATQVGLELRRKGSQMSSDSMVSNPMFDANEFPESYEAGRAEACGTLCRIFCSKKTSEEILPVYLSRFYMVLIQGLQISDFICRPVLASIILNSSSLFCTDLKGINVVVPYFIAALETIVPDRELSKFKMYVNPTDLRRASINILLAMLPLPHHFGNIKSEVLLEGKFNEEDGLPHDQPVSFLSLRLRLVNVLIGALQTETDPANTQLILGAMLNIVQDSALLESIGTQTETGSIDGSHVTVRNQSHSRNNSGISFSSGGSMEATSPDCERPAQALLRDYDTAAGLLVRSIHLVTQRLNSQWRQDMSISLAALELLAGLAKVKVGVDSADRKRAVSSICGYIVYQCSRPAPLQSRDLHSMIVAAFQFLCVWLTEHPDMLDEKDCLVEVLEIVELGISGSKSRQEQEVRHKGEKEHNPASMRVKDAAEATLSCIMQVLGAFPSPSGPASTCSLLNEDTLIRYARLSATGASNFRYFVLDNSVILAMLEQPLGNEQNPSPSVTILIRGTAGRHAWTMQLFHQPRGARANQRQVFVPEGRPTPNNDVGIKYNVKQRPFPEDVDKIPLVKADVSIPDLDDIVSKEECCIEWQEDLSATDMLSYFQHLEVQHDKLRILMTKQIDYENTLERHGDDIWKSKPFPDPQIDCKPPPPSQEFQTARLFLSHFGFLSLEALKEPNNSRLPPHLIGLESSLPGFFDDINYLDLLPCRPFDTVFVFYMRAGQKSSHEILRNVESSASVQPHFLEFLLSLGWPVDVGSHPGWTGHLDTSWSLNSCSDNDVQQTEEAATPEDTGGAVFNGEKKVLYYADALTEIAFVVPSLTEHSEESSVHSDCTLEADTNMDLMPSILKQPNLTLELFPNHSDNLESVKKLSPLVKTKRSSSGKSFPPLGPETKVFVVWVERFDDIENFPLSDLLGETSTGLEASMSNSTSCRSGLLEKDVPLIFIHPLKTGLFRIRLHGAVGKFSMVIPLVDGMVVSRRALGFLVRQTIINVCRRKRLESDSYNPPHVRRKQRITEIVQRYRNKQLEPEFYTSLFHEVGEGKPHL
- the ralgapb gene encoding ral GTPase-activating protein subunit beta isoform X10, which codes for MYSEWRSLQLVVQSDQGHLSVLHSYPTNVGTEVANAVVKPLCTAVSPVATENILKTDKEVKWTMEVLCYGLTLPLEGDTVKLCVDVYTDWMMALVSPRDSMPQPVVKEPNMYVQTILKHLHNVFVPRPEQHSLNHIRLCQQVLTAVQKLARESLCMVRETWEVLLLFLLRINDTLLAPPTVGVGVAEKLAEKLMAVLFEVWLLACARCFPTPPYWKTAKEMLANWRHHPPVVEQWSRVACALTSRLLRFTHGPSFPAFKVPDEDANLIPLEMDNDCVAQAWYRFLHMLSNPVDLSNPAIVSTTPKFQEQFLNSSSIPHEVVLHPCLKQLPQIFFRAMRGVSCLVDAFLGVSVEKRDVRERVFSFCPVLRSHGISRPRADSAPPTPVNRMSMSPPPSIANTTPPHSRKQRHTVVTKTTSKSSTGSASQPTKASQQQQQTSSSPTLLSSPNQSSWESRPLPAPARPKVNSILNLFGQWLFDAALVHCKLHSGLSRDPSMTAIATQVGLELRRKGSQMSSDSMVSNPMFDANEFPESYEAGRAEACGTLCRIFCSKKTSEEILPVYLSRFYMVLIQGLQISDFICRPVLASIILNSSSLFCTDLKGINVVVPYFIAALETIVPDRELSKFKMYVNPTDLRRASINILLAMLPLPHHFGNIKSEVLLEGKFNEEDGLPHDQPVSFLSLRLRLVNVLIGALQTETDPANTQLILGAMLNIVQDSALLESIGTQTETGSIDGSHVTVRNQSHSRNNSGISFSSGGSMEATSPDCERPAQALLRDYALPDTAAGLLVRSIHLVTQRLNSQWRQDMSISLAALELLAGLAKVKVGVDSADRKRAVSSICGYIVYQCSRPAPLQSRDLHSMIVAAFQFLCVWLTEHPDMLDEKDCLVEVLEIVELGISGSKSRQEQEVRHKGEKEHNPASMRVKDAAEATLSCIMQVLGAFPSPSGPASTCSLLNEDTLIRYARLSATGASNFRYFVLDNSVILAMLEQPLGNEQNPSPSVTILIRGTAGRHAWTMQLFHQPRGARANQRQVFVPEGRPTPNNDVGIKYNVKQRPFPEDVDKIPLVKADVSIPDLDDIVSKELEVQHDKLRILMTKQIDYENTLERHGDDIWKSKPFPDPQIDCKPPPPSQEFQTARLFLSHFGFLSLEALKEPNNSRLPPHLIGLESSLPGFFDDINYLDLLPCRPFDTVFVFYMRAGQKSSHEILRNVESSASVQPHFLEFLLSLGWPVDVGSHPGWTGHLDTSWSLNSCSDNDVQQTEEAATPEDTGGAVFNGEKKVLYYADALTEIAFVVPSLTEHSEESSVHSDCTLEADTNMDLMPSILKQPNLTLELFPNHSDNLESVKKLSPLVKTKRSSSGKSFPPLGPETKVFVVWVERFDDIENFPLSDLLGETSTGLEASMSNSTSCRSGLLEKDVPLIFIHPLKTGLFRIRLHGAVGKFSMVIPLVDGMVVSRRALGFLVRQTIINVCRRKRLESDSYNPPHVRRKQRITEIVQRYRNKQLEPEFYTSLFHEVGEGKPHL
- the ralgapb gene encoding ral GTPase-activating protein subunit beta isoform X9, which translates into the protein MYSEWRSLQLVVQSDQGHLSVLHSYPTNVGTEVANAVVKPLCTAVSPVATENILKTDKEVKWTMEVLCYGLTLPLEGDTVKLCVDVYTDWMMALVSPRDSMPQPVVKEPNMYVQTILKHLHNVFVPRPEQHSLNHIRLCQQVLTAVQKLARESLCMVRETWEVLLLFLLRINDTLLAPPTVGVGVAEKLAEKLMAVLFEVWLLACARCFPTPPYWKTAKEMLANWRHHPPVVEQWSRVACALTSRLLRFTHGPSFPAFKVPDEDANLIPLEMDNDCVAQAWYRFLHMLSNPVDLSNPAIVSTTPKFQEQFLNSSSIPHEVVLHPCLKQLPQIFFRAMRGVSCLVDAFLGISRPRADSAPPTPVNRMSMSPPPSIANTTPPHSRKQRHTVVTKTTSKSSTGSASQPTKASQQQQQTSSSPTLLSSPNQSSWESRPLPAPARPKVNSILNLFGQWLFDAALVHCKLHSGLSRDPSMTAIATQVGLELRRKGSQMSSDSMVSNPMFDANEFPESYEAGRAEACGTLCRIFCSKKTSEEILPVYLSRFYMVLIQGLQISDFICRPVLASIILNSSSLFCTDLKGINVVVPYFIAALETIVPDRELSKFKMYVNPTDLRRASINILLAMLPLPHHFGNIKSEVLLEGKFNEEDGLPHDQPVSFLSLRLRLVNVLIGALQTETDPANTQLILGAMLNIVQDSALLESIGTQTETGSIDGSHVTVRNQSHSRNNSGISFSSGGSMEATSPDCERPAQALLRDYANVVKVVCRVKSRWIKYLSLPDTAAGLLVRSIHLVTQRLNSQWRQDMSISLAALELLAGLAKVKVGVDSADRKRAVSSICGYIVYQCSRPAPLQSRDLHSMIVAAFQFLCVWLTEHPDMLDEKDCLVEVLEIVELGISGSKSRQEQEVRHKGEKEHNPASMRVKDAAEATLSCIMQVLGAFPSPSGPASTCSLLNEDTLIRYARLSATGASNFRYFVLDNSVILAMLEQPLGNEQNPSPSVTILIRGTAGRHAWTMQLFHQPRGARANQRQVFVPEGRPTPNNDVGIKYNVKQRPFPEDVDKIPLVKADVSIPDLDDIVSKEECCIEWQEDLSATDMLSYFQHLEVQHDKLRILMTKQIDYENTLERHGDDIWKSKPFPDPQIDCKPPPPSQEFQTARLFLSHFGFLSLEALKEPNNSRLPPHLIGLESSLPGFFDDINYLDLLPCRPFDTVFVFYMRAGQKSSHEILRNVESSASVQPHFLEFLLSLGWPVDVGSHPGWTGHLDTSWSLNSCSDNDVQQTEEAATPEDTGGAVFNGEKKVLYYADALTEIAFVVPSLTEHSEESSVHSDCTLEADTNMDLMPSILKQPNLTLELFPNHSDNLESVKKLSPLVKTKRSSSGKSFPPLGPETKVFVVWVERFDDIENFPLSDLLGETSTGLEASMSNSTSCRSGLLEKDVPLIFIHPLKTGLFRIRLHGAVGKFSMVIPLVDGMVVSRRALGFLVRQTIINVCRRKRLESDSYNPPHVRRKQRITEIVQRYRNKQLEPEFYTSLFHEVGEGKPHL
- the ralgapb gene encoding ral GTPase-activating protein subunit beta isoform X4 — its product is MYSEWRSLQLVVQSDQGHLSVLHSYPTNVGTEVANAVVKPLCTAVSPVATENILKTDKEVKWTMEVLCYGLTLPLEGDTVKLCVDVYTDWMMALVSPRDSMPQPVVKEPNMYVQTILKHLHNVFVPRPEQHSLNHIRLCQQVLTAVQKLARESLCMVRETWEVLLLFLLRINDTLLAPPTVGVGVAEKLAEKLMAVLFEVWLLACARCFPTPPYWKTAKEMLANWRHHPPVVEQWSRVACALTSRLLRFTHGPSFPAFKVPDEDANLIPLEMDNDCVAQAWYRFLHMLSNPVDLSNPAIVSTTPKFQEQFLNSSSIPHEVVLHPCLKQLPQIFFRAMRGVSCLVDAFLGVSVEKRDVRERVFSFCPVLRSHGISRPRADSAPPTPVNRMSMSPPPSIANTTPPHSRKQRHTVVTKTTSKSSTGSASQPTKASQQQQQTSSSPTLLSSPNQSSWESRPLPAPARPKVNSILNLFGQWLFDAALVHCKLHSGLSRDPSMTAIATQVGLELRRKGSQMSSDSMVSNPMFDANEFPESYEAGRAEACGTLCRIFCSKKTSEEILPVYLSRFYMVLIQGLQISDFICRPVLASIILNSSSLFCTDLKGINVVVPYFIAALETIVPDRELSKFKMYVNPTDLRRASINILLAMLPLPHHFGNIKSEVLLEGKFNEEDGLPHDQPVSFLSLRLRLVNVLIGALQTETDPANTQLILGAMLNIVQDSALLESIGTQTETGSIDGSHVTVRNQSHSRNNSGISFSSGGSMEATSPDCERPAQALLRDYANVVKVVCRVKSRWIKYLSLPDTAAGLLVRSIHLVTQRLNSQWRQDMSISLAALELLAGLAKVKVGVDSADRKRAVSSICGYIVYQCSRPAPLQSRDLHSMIVAAFQFLCVWLTEHPDMLDEKDCLVEVLEIVELGISGSKSRQEQEVRHKGEKEHNPASMRVKDAAEATLSCIMQVLGAFPSPSGPASTCSLLNEDTLIRYARLSATGASNFRYFVLDNSVILAMLEQPLGNEQNPSPSVTILIRGTAGRHAWTMQLFHQPRGARANQRQVFVPEGRPTPNNDVGIKYNVKQRPFPEDVDKIPLVKADVSIPDLDDIVSKEEDLSATDMLSYFQHLEVQHDKLRILMTKQIDYENTLERHGDDIWKSKPFPDPQIDCKPPPPSQEFQTARLFLSHFGFLSLEALKEPNNSRLPPHLIGLESSLPGFFDDINYLDLLPCRPFDTVFVFYMRAGQKSSHEILRNVESSASVQPHFLEFLLSLGWPVDVGSHPGWTGHLDTSWSLNSCSDNDVQQTEEAATPEDTGGAVFNGEKKVLYYADALTEIAFVVPSLTEHSEESSVHSDCTLEADTNMDLMPSILKQPNLTLELFPNHSDNLESVKKLSPLVKTKRSSSGKSFPPLGPETKVFVVWVERFDDIENFPLSDLLGETSTGLEASMSNSTSCRSGLLEKDVPLIFIHPLKTGLFRIRLHGAVGKFSMVIPLVDGMVVSRRALGFLVRQTIINVCRRKRLESDSYNPPHVRRKQRITEIVQRYRNKQLEPEFYTSLFHEVGEGKPHL
- the ralgapb gene encoding ral GTPase-activating protein subunit beta isoform X6: MYSEWRSLQLVVQSDQGHLSVLHSYPTNVGTEVANAVVKPLCTAVSPVATENILKTDKEVKWTMEVLCYGLTLPLEGDTVKLCVDVYTDWMMALVSPRDSMPQPVVKEPNMYVQTILKHLHNVFVPRPEQHSLNHIRLCQQVLTAVQKLARESLCMVRETWEVLLLFLLRINDTLLAPPTVGVGVAEKLAEKLMAVLFEVWLLACARCFPTPPYWKTAKEMLANWRHHPPVVEQWSRVACALTSRLLRFTHGPSFPAFKVPDEDANLIPLEMDNDCVAQAWYRFLHMLSNPVDLSNPAIVSTTPKFQEQFLNSSSIPHEVVLHPCLKQLPQIFFRAMRGVSCLVDAFLGVSVEKRDVRERVFSFCPVLRSHGISRPRADSAPPTPVNRMSMSPPPSIANTTPPHSRKQRHTVVTKTTSKSSTGSASQPTKASQQQQQTSSSPTLLSSPNQSSWESRPLPAPARPKVNSILNLFGQWLFDAALVHCKLHSGLSRDPSMTAIATQVGLELRRKGSQMSSDSMVSNPMFDANEFPESYEAGRAEACGTLCRIFCSKKTSEEILPVYLSRFYMVLIQGLQISDFICRPVLASIILNSSSLFCTDLKGINVVVPYFIAALETIVPDRELSKFKMYVNPTDLRRASINILLAMLPLPHHFGNIKSEVLLEGKFNEEDGLPHDQPVSFLSLRLRLVNVLIGALQTETDPANTQLILGAMLNIVQDSALLESIGTQTETGSIDGSHVTVRNQSHSRNNSGISFSSGGSMEATSPDCERPAQALLRDYALPDTAAGLLVRSIHLVTQRLNSQWRQDMSISLAALELLAGLAKVKVGVDSADRKRAVSSICGYIVYQCSRPAPLQSRDLHSMIVAAFQFLCVWLTEHPDMLDEKDCLVEVLEIVELGISGSKSRQEQEVRHKGEKEHNPASMRVKDAAEATLSCIMQVLGAFPSPSGPASTCSLLNEDTLIRYARLSATGASNFRYFVLDNSVILAMLEQPLGNEQNPSPSVTILIRGTAGRHAWTMQLFHQPRGARANQRVFVPEGRPTPNNDVGIKYNVKQRPFPEDVDKIPLVKADVSIPDLDDIVSKEECCIEWQEDLSATDMLSYFQHLEVQHDKLRILMTKQIDYENTLERHGDDIWKSKPFPDPQIDCKPPPPSQEFQTARLFLSHFGFLSLEALKEPNNSRLPPHLIGLESSLPGFFDDINYLDLLPCRPFDTVFVFYMRAGQKSSHEILRNVESSASVQPHFLEFLLSLGWPVDVGSHPGWTGHLDTSWSLNSCSDNDVQQTEEAATPEDTGGAVFNGEKKVLYYADALTEIAFVVPSLTEHSEESSVHSDCTLEADTNMDLMPSILKQPNLTLELFPNHSDNLESVKKLSPLVKTKRSSSGKSFPPLGPETKVFVVWVERFDDIENFPLSDLLGETSTGLEASMSNSTSCRSGLLEKDVPLIFIHPLKTGLFRIRLHGAVGKFSMVIPLVDGMVVSRRALGFLVRQTIINVCRRKRLESDSYNPPHVRRKQRITEIVQRYRNKQLEPEFYTSLFHEVGEGKPHL